One Spinacia oleracea cultivar Varoflay chromosome 4, BTI_SOV_V1, whole genome shotgun sequence DNA segment encodes these proteins:
- the LOC110801083 gene encoding LOW QUALITY PROTEIN: aldehyde oxidase GLOX-like (The sequence of the model RefSeq protein was modified relative to this genomic sequence to represent the inferred CDS: inserted 2 bases in 1 codon): protein MINFTFPYTFSLFLFISLSLSRADLPGTWDLLVADVGIASMHTGVTHFGTVVLLDRTNIGPTRLLLPKHHCRTDPHDAFLKHDCYAHSALFNPVTNNIRPLIIQTDTWCSSGQFLPDGTLLQTGGDMDGWKKIRKFTPCQTTEFCDWEELNDVALSHGRWYSTNQILPNGEIIIVGGKVAFSVEFYPPRENGAVSFPFLADVEDRQGDNLYPYVHLLPNGKLFIFANNKSVLYDYDKNLIVKKYPPLDGGPRNYPSAGSSVMLALEGDXVVCGGARFGAYIKMDNTIPANGSCGRIVATSVWEMEEMPFARIMGDMVILPSGEVVIINGAQSGTQGFDLASNPSLNPVLYRPDQPIGLRFMVLNPGTVPRMYHSTANLLPDGRILLAGSNPHYLYNFEAEFPTELRLEAFSPEYLSSDRANLRPEIKVWPKGIKYGQKFEVELTVPLSVVGMIEINLGNAPFATHSFSQGQRLVKLNVRPSVPNDNGGYKVSCVAPPNGMVAPPGYYMMFAVNQGVPSVAQWVQLME from the exons TCTATCACGTGCCGACCTCCCCGGCACATGGGATCTTCTGGTGGCGGACGTAGGCATCGCTTCCATGCACACCGGCGTGACCCATTTTGGCACAGTAGTACTCCTCGACCGCACCAACATAGGCCCCACCCGCCTCCTCCTCCCCAAACACCACTGCCGTACAGACCCTCACGACGCCTTCTTAAAGCATGATTGTTACGCTCACTCCGCTCTCTTCAACCCCGTAACCAACAACATCCGACCGTTGATCATACAAACTGACACGTGGTGCTCGTCAGGACAGTTTCTTCCTGATGGGACCCTTCTTCAAACGGGTGGTGATATGGACGGGTGGAAGAAGATTCGCAAGTTTACACCGTGTCAAACGACAGAGTTCTGTGATTGGGAGGAGCTAAACGATGTCGCTTTATCCCATGGGAGATGGTACTCCACTAATCAAATTTTACCCAATGGTGAAATTATTATTGTTGGCGGTAAAGTTGCTTTTTCAGTTGAGTTTTACCCACCAAGAGAAAACGGTGCCGTTTCGTTCCCCTTTCTTGCTGATGTAGAGGATAGACAAGGTGACAATTTATACCCATATGTTCATCTTCTACCAAAtggaaaattatttatttttgctaATAATAAATCTGTTTTATATGATTATGATAAAAATTTAATCGTGAAAAAATATCCACCGTTGGATGGTGGCCCAAGGAACTACCCATCTGCCGGATCTTCGGTGATGCTTGCGTTAGAAGGTGA TGTGGTTTGTGGTGGGGCCAGATTTGGAGCCTACATTAAAATGGATAATACTATTCCGGCGAATGGTAGTTGTGGTCGGATTGTAGCAACTTCGGTTTGGGAGATGGAAGAAATGCCTTTTGCTAGGATTATGGGTGACATGGTGATATTACCTAGTGGTGAAGTGGTGATCATAAACGGAGCACAAAGTGGGACCCAAGGGTTCGATTTGGCGTCAAACCCGTCCTTGAACCCAGTCCTCTACCGGCCTGATCAACCGATTGGATTAAGGTTTATGGTGTTGAACCCGGGCACGGTTCCTCGAATGTACCATTCAACAGCTAATTTATTACCTGATGGGAGGATACTACTTGCGGGTAGTAACCCACATTATTTATACAATTTCGAGGCAGAGTTTCCAACTGAGTTACGCCTTGAGGCGTTTTCACCAGAATATTTGAGTTCAGACCGGGCTAATTTAAGACCGGAAATAAAAGTGTGGCCTAAAGGCATAAAATATGGCCAGAAGTTTGAGGTAGAATTAACGGTTCCCCTTTCCGTAGTGGGAATGATTGAGATAAATTTGGGAAATGCTCCATTTGCAACACATTCTTTCTCACAAGGACAAAGGCTAGTCAAATTGAATGTAAGGCCCTCGGTTCCTAATGATAATGGTGGTTACAAAGTTAGTTGTGTAGCTCCACCCAATGGGATGGTGGCTCCACCAGGCTATTATATGATGTTCGCAGTGAATCAAGGGGTACCAAGTGTCGCACAATGGGTCCAATTGATGGAGTGA
- the LOC110801082 gene encoding kinesin-like protein KIN-14U, translated as MFISSVEEEIYLKCSDGTNGIFPIQEYPTISTHTTNVVPEKTQSDLSLLLSNLEEEIMGLRSKQKNLDEKRRGLLNKILDIKGSIRVFCRMRPLLWSNIPKNDDPVVVDLDKVVVKSAGSKKEFEFDKVFCQSSTQEDVFVEVEPILRSALDGHNVCIFAYGQTGTGKTFTMEGMNDQPGIVPRALKELFHYASLHSNACVSFSMSMLEVYMGTLKDLLVRKPNRRAYEPVTTRCNLNVQVDAKGVVEIEGLTEVPISDISKATWWYTKGRRARATSFTNVNDVSSRSHCLMRINITHHGEAPEDQPRISKLWMVDLGGSERLLKTGATGLTLDEGRAINLSLSALGDVIASLRRRRTHIPYRNSKLTQILRDSLGKESKVLMIVHVSPVEEDLGETVCSMSFAKRARGIDSNHELPQEVKKLRQKRIAELSDEMREAEEEYQKVRDQLQKAEFLLSENNRVYSTANNNNAEDEENNTPESNKTDIIKEVVDTEKPSKRKSLPHFMTSTATSRLRHSAAERQNQLAARVLRSGTRSSMQLSASQSLSFLEPRLKAVLRSRSRYQHVPTETQNCNNVESVSSPKSSSLAAHNKPVKPSVVNSRPALARHRRRMSNLI; from the exons ATGTTTATTTCCAGTGTTGAAGAAGAGATCTATTTGAAATGTTCAGATGGTACAAATGGGATTTTTCCAATTCAGGAATATCCCACCATTTCTACTCATACAACAAATGTGGTCCCTGAGAAAACACAGAGTGATCTCAGTCTGTTATTGTCAAATTTAGAGG AAGAGATTATGGGATTAAGGTCTAAGCAAAAGAATTTGGATGAAAAGCGAAGAGGGTTGTTAAATAAGATATTGGACATTAAAG GAAGCATTCGAGTATTTTGTCGAATGCGACCATTATTATGGAGCAATATCCCAAAAAATGATGATCCTGTTGTGGTTGATTTGGATAAAGTTGTTGTAAAATCAGCTGGAAgcaagaaagaatttgagtttgATAAGGTGTTTTGTCAAAGTTCAACACAAG AAGATGTATTTGTTGAGGTTGAACCAATTCTCAGATCTGCACTTGATGGGCACAATGTATGTATTTTTGCTTATGGTCAAACTGGCACTGGAAAGACCTTTACAATG GAAGGGATGAATGATCAACCTGGCATCGTTCCTCGTGCTCTTAAAGAACTCTTTCATTATGCCTCTTTGCATTCCAATGCTTGTGTCAGTTTCTCTATGAGCATGTTAGAAGTTTACATGGGCACCTTAAAGGACTTGTTAGTTCGAAAACCAAATCGTAGAGCATATGAACCAGTAACAACACGATG TAACCTGAACGTTCAAGTTGATGCAAAAGGAGTAGTTGAAATTGAAGGTCTTACAGAAGTGCCTATCTCAGATATATCAAAGGCTACTTGGTGGTACACTAAGGGAAGACGAGCTCGTGCAACTTCATTCACTAATGTCAATGATGTGTCTAGCAGATCGCATTG CTTAATGAGGATCAACATTACTCATCATGGAGAGGCACCAGAAGATCAACCTAGAATTAGCAAGTTGTGGATGGTTGATCTTGGAGGGAGTGAACGGTTGCTGAAAACCGGAGCTACTGGTCTAACGTTAGATGAAGGAAGGGCTATAAACCTCTCACTTTCTGCCCTTGGTGATGTTATTGCTTCACTCAGAAGAAGACGAACTCATATTCCCTACAG AAACAGCAAACTTACCCAAATTCTGAGAGATTCGCTTG GAAAGGAATCAAAGGTTTTAATGATTGTGCACGTAAGCCCCGTTGAAGAAGATCTAGGAGAGACTGTTTGTTCTATGAGTTTTGCCAAAAGGGCAAGAGGTATAGACTCAAACCACGAACTGCCTCAG GAAGTAAAGAAATTAAGACAAAAGAGAATAGCTGAGCTTTCAGATGAAATGAGAGAAGCTGAAGAAGAGTATCAAAAGGTTAGAGATCAGTTGCAGAAGGCTGAATTCCTTCTCAGTGAGAATAACCGAGTTTATTCAACTGCCAATAACAACAACGCAGAAGATGAAGAAAACAACACCCCAGAAAGCAACAAAACTGATATCATCAAAGAAGTTGTAGATACCGAAAAACCTAGCAAGAGAAAGTCATTGCCACACTTTATGACCTCCACTGCTACCAGTCGGCTGAGGCACAGCGCTGCAGAAAGACAAAATCAGTTAGCAGCAAGAGTTTTGAGGTCTGGGACAAGAAGCTCCATGCAACTTTCAGCTTCACAGTCCTTGAGTTTTCTTGAGCCTCGTCTTAAAGCAGTTCTAAGAAGCCGAAGTAGATATCAACATGTCCCTACTGAGACTCAAAACTGCAACAATGTTGAATCTGTATCTTCACCCAAATCTTCCTCCTTAGCAGCGCATAATAAACCAGTAAAACCATCAGTTGTGAACAGCAGACCTGCATTGGCTCGTCACAGGAGAAGGATGTCGAATCTAATCTGA